The stretch of DNA ACGAGCTAGCCCATGTTGTGAAAACGAAACGAACGTCCGACGTCAACATTCCAGCCACCCATTTCGGTACATCGAGATTCATCGTAGACACTGTCAATCGAAAACTTGCCTCATACACTTATACACATTCTCCAACCGTCTTCAACCGTCTCCAACTAGAAGCTTCAACTGTTCCCTAAAACCATCTTCGACCGAGAGGTGTGGCTCTGTATTTCTAGACactattattttgttgtgatGCTCTATATTTCGTTCTTCTTAATTTACTCTGTATATAATTCAGTCctcatttctttttaattaagtactacattaaaaaaaaaaactttggatgATATAGTTTGTTTCAATCATCCGATTCTGTATCTTCTGATTCTATTTTTTGCTCTCTTgccatatatatttagataaggTTGTAGTCTAATGATTCTGTAGAAATTGAATTTGAtaagtttgtttgttcttgattgcAATGTCAAATACCATAATTGTAATCATCCTTTATATTGGGCAAGAGAGCAAAAAAACTTTCTTCGTGGGAAAGTTCGtcttttaactaaaaatatttaaaatttagaatgtcacattatagtaaattattattatgcatGTATTCTGTGTATATATAACTACTAATGAAAACATGCCAACGTGTAtccatttaaattatattaacaagcTATacgtaatgatttttttatatacagaaATCTACCATTATACTTAATCTGATTAACGTTAAGTACTATTTTTATGGTATATGTGAAATAACCACTGAGaagaaaatctgaaaattaTATGTAGTTTAATTAAAGATGTAGATTTTAGTTTTGCAGAAATTAGATGCATCGTAACTTTGTAAGTGtttttcatacattttttattttgtgatgatagaataatgattgtttatatatttagaaattaaatttggatttttgttaggtttatgtaagattttgaagaaaaataataatttaatttttaaaaaataaatttaataacataaaactATCTCGTGCTATAGCACGGATCAAATACTAGTAAAACTCATAAAGTACAACGTAACCATTGGAATAGACGAATTATTTTGCAAATGTCGCCTTTTAATTAGTATATACCTTTGCCTGCTTTATGGCCGGGCCAGATCATACATGACTCATGGCACGAAGGACTAATCCAGATTTTTGTGAATTATGTAGAGGATCCTCTCTTACTGCTTCTCgtcaaaaacaattaaacaagtTAAAGTTTTTGACAAGAAAAAACGAGTAATATTCGTTTAAAAAAGTTTgtacccccaaaaaaaaaacataaagtgtTGTAGCTGTTTTAGATTATATTCATCTTTaagactttttaaaagtatatactTGGATCAATTTgttcaaatgaaaataaaataaaataaagtatacTAAAGTTAGTCATGTGTTGTCCTGAACACTTCATGTATGTCACGAAACAATGGATATCAAATGGTTGCAATCGATTATACTAATAATCTTGTTTTTGACGTTGTTTTGGTCGTTGTAAGTTGTAGACTAAGGTTGGAAATTTCAAACCACGTGAATAATAGTCTTTTGTGTGTTGGATTATTTATGCGTTTGTTTATCTTGTTTCATCGTAAGTCTGTACTTTCATACCacatgggatttttttttttattaaacccaATCGACTGATCTGGTCAGCCTCGTTAGAAACACACAGAGTGGACTGTGGACTTCACGAGTTACGTTAGACATTACGGCAGAGACTACTTAACCAGTAAATACCACAATTGACAAGTCTTTACTGAAATTGAAAGAACTCGATAGATAGAttgtcccaaaagaaaaaaacatagagtGCAttacaaaatagtaaaatacattGGTAACACAAAATCTCTCATAAAATAgtcctatatatatagatagtataccataaattttgaaaattagcgATGATAATTATCACTTGCTTTTAATTCTACAAATTTAGCCTTACATAAATAAGTTTCATTTAACAACCAACGTCCAAAAAATTCACTACTCAAATAGTGTGATTTttgttgaaaaacaaattaaattgtaCTAGAATTTTCCTTTTAGGGAGGTgcaaaaattcaataaatatcACTATGCTATTTTGGTCGAGGTGTAATAATGAAAAAAGGAGACAAATGCGGCGTGGAGGCTTTCTGTTTACATGCAGCAGCACAAGGAGGGCCACATGACATGACATCATGTGACTGACTCTGTTTCACATAGTcacacaaaagagaaagaaaaaaaatgacgCCGGAGAGCTTGATAGCGTCGGCGTCGATCAACATAGGTCTCGCCCTCGTCGCACTCTGGCTCTTCTCCGTCCTCAAGAAGCAACCTCGCAACGCCGTCGTCTACTACGCTCGCCGCTTATCAGatcgccaccaccaccaccgtcctCTGTCTCTACACTCTTCCCTTTGCCTCCCTCGTTTCCTCCCTTCCGTTGCGTGGATCCCACGCGCCTTCCGTGTCCCCGAGGATGACATCCTCAGCCGACATGGCCTCGACGCTCTCGTCCTCATCAGGCTCTTCAAATTCGGGTGAGGATCTTGGTTTTATCATAATATCATGTTATCTCGCGTTTAAACATGATTACGTCGCAGAATCAGATTCTTCCTGTTGTGTTCATTACTTGGAGCGTCACTGCTTCTTCCGGTTGATTATTACAATGAGTCAGATTTACCGACTCGAAGAGAGTATTCAATGGATGCTTTCACAATATCTAATATCACACGAGGTTCTAACAAGTAAGCCTTGTCTTTTGCTCATGTCTTAAATTTGCATTATCTCTCTTAGAGTTGGTTTCTTGATATATATGTCTTAAATTTAATTTCGTATAGGTTGTGGGTGCACTTCTCATGCTTGTGGCTCATTTCATTCTAtgcattgtttttgttgcaTAAGGTAAGCTTTTACTATTGTCTATCATGGCATACTTCCAAAATCTGGCTTGGATTCTGACTAAGTCGATCATCTATATATACCTGGACCGGATTATTTTGTATAGAATAGGTTATTTACTGGATCGATCCTCCCCATCTAGGAATATAAGGAGATTCTTGTGATAAGGCTTCAACAAATGGGAGAACTTAGGCACCGTGCTGACCAGTTCACTGTTCTTGTCCGGCAAGTACCCCTCTGCCCTGAGCATAACACTCGTGGCTGCGCTGTTGATCACTTCTTTTCTAAGCATCATCGCTTCAGCTATCACTCGTATCAGATGTTGTACGATGGGAAAGATCTTGAGTACCTTTTGGTAAGGTTTGGGCGTTTGGCAGTGGTGATATCATCTTTTCATGCCCCAGCATATAATTCTTTCTGGTCTTGCAAAAGTGATGGTAGCATCCTTTTTGTAGGGGAAGCAGAAGAAGCTTAAGAAAGAGCTAGAAGACAAGAGACACACAGACTTGCTTTCAAATGGATCACAAGAACATAAGCAAATATCCACATCTGAAGAGAAGCTTCGAGAAATTACCAATATGATTTGCCACCTTCAAAGTGAAACTATGCTCAGTGAGAAGGTACTTGTGTTCAGAGTTGATGGTTAACAAAGTTATGtcattttttctaataatcCGAACACTCTAGCATTTCAGGTTACAAAGTTGTTCTTGTATTCAAAACTAGATAACTGTGATCCTAGCTAGAATTATAGTGGCTTGCATGAATCCTGAATAGTAGTAGTTCTATGAGGAGAGTAGCATCTAAGTAGTCTAAAGGAacttccaaaacaaaaccatagcTAGAGACTGTATGAGGCAGCTTGACCAAACAGAGTAGTGTGTTGAATTTGGCATATTGTGTTATCAGGTGCTACATAATAGAAGAATCGACTGTATTCTTCCGCTATATTTCCATAGATGTACAACATAATGAATCACCTGCTAAGTTACTAATACCACTACTATATTGTGCGTAATTTAAAACTAGGAATTACCTGTTGCGTTTGTTACCTTCAAATCCCGAAGAAGTGCCGCTCTAGCAGCTCAAACACAGCAGCACTCAAATCCCCTAGAACTTATAACTGAAATGGCTCCTGAACCAAGAGATGTATCTTGGAGAAATCTTGCTATTCCGCAAAAGCTATTGCCTCTCAACAAAATAGGAGTCATCCTTGCAGCAGCACTTCTTACAATCTTCTTTGCTATTCCAGTCACAGCTGTCCAGGGAATTGCAAAGTATGAGAAGCTTAAGAAATGGTTCCCTCCAGCCATGGCTATTGAATTCATGTAATggttctcttctccttcactaTTACTGTTCTCataaagttttgtttcttgattttatcataataatataagttttttatttgtaatagaCCAGGGCTTAGTTCAGTTGTGACAGGGTACCTACCAAGTGCAATACTCAAAGGTTTCATGTACATCATTCCTTTTGCAATGCTTGGAATGGCCTATCTTGGCGGCTCTATTTCCAAAAGCAACGAGGAGATCAAAGCTTGCAATATGGTCTTCTATTTTCTAATGGgaaatattttcttcttgagtCTTATCTCTGGGTCCTTGCTAGATGAAATTGGAGAATATCTCACTCATCCTAGAGACATTCCTAGTCACCTTGCTGCTGCTGTTTCAGCTCAGGTAAAGCCTATACACTCTTCTAcaattccaaaaacaaatttttcttcaaaacaGTAACTTTTGTCTCACTTGATGTTTATATATAGGCAGAGTTTTTTATGACATACATCTTGACAGATGGACTGTCTGGATTTTCTTTGGAGATTCTTCAATTGGGACTTGTACTATTTGATATCATGAGATCCTGCACGTatggaagaggaaaagagagaNNNNNNNNNNNNNNNNNNNNNNNNNNNNNNNNNNNNNNNNNNNNNNNNNNNNNNNNNNNNNNNNNNNNNNNNNNNNNNNNNNNNNNNNNNNNNNNNNNNNNNNNNNNNNNNNNNNNNNNNNNNNNNNNNNNNNNNNNNNNNNNNNNNNNNNNNNNNNNNNNNNNNAATTGGAGAATATCTCACTCATCCTAGAGACATTCCTAGTCACCTTGCTGCTGCTGTTTCAGCTCAGGTAAAGCCTATACACTCTTCTAcaattccaaaaacaaatttttcttcaaaacaGTAACTTTTGTCTCACTTGATGTTTATATATAGGCAGAGTTTTTTATGACATACATCTTGACAGATGGACTGTCTGGATTTTCTTTGGAGATTCTTCAATTGGGACTTGTACTATTTGATATCATGAGATCCTGCACTTatggaagaggaaaagagagaaccCCTTACCTCTTTTCATTTCCATATTTTAGAGTTATCCCCACAGTTTCCTTATCGATAATGATCGGTATGATTTATGCCGTGGTCGCACCATTGATGCTCCCTTTCCTAGTTGGTTATTTCTGCCTTGGATACATTGTCTACTTCAACCAGGTCCAGATTctcttaaaattctttttaagaTGTGTGCATATACTACTTTACATTATTATGTTAACCATGGTTTCTTCAGATGGAAGATGTGTACGAGACTACATACGATACCTGCGGCCGATTCTGGCCATTCATTCACCATTATATCTTTGTCTCAATAATACTTATGCAAATCACAATGGTCGGTCTTTTTGGACTCAAGTCAAAGCCATCTGCAGCAATTGCTACTATACCACTCATACTGATCACTATAGCTTATAACGAGTACTGCAAGATCCGCTTCCTCCCATCATTCAAACATTTCCCTATACaggtatatatttataaaaaaattccaagGAAATGATGGACAGAAACAGCTCTTTTCATATACTTTGTCTGTTGTTGTGGTGCAGACAGCAGTTGAaatagatgaagaagatgaaaagaatgGGGAGATGGGAACACATTATGGTGATGCTGCGACTGCGTATAACAGGCATCAACCTTGCTTAGAGCGTGTAATAAGCTCAGCAGAAGCACCAACAAACTTGAGCCAACCATTGCTTGGAACGGAATCCATCTGAAGCTAGAGGTGAGCTGGTTAGTATATTCTACGTAGATTATGGATTTAGAAGCTTTCGACGTATACGTTCTCATTTGTTATCACTTTTAGATCAGTGAAGGCTGTATTATTAATGGCCAGATGATTTTTGTAAGTTGTTTACTGTTTTAATAAGTCCTCTTCCTTCCACCTCCTTCCACCTCGTCCTCTAATCTACAGACATCACCAACACCTTGTTTCTAAATCAGTTtggtttattaaaatatattatccTCGTCCTCTAATGttgttttgtaacttttgttgATCTTTTTCCATAATCATTACAGAGaacgagagagaaagactaaATACGATCAATGATGCAACTGTAACGGGCTAACTTAAACGACTAATTATTGTTAAGGCCCACTAATTAAGGCCTAGTAGTCTCCTTTGAGGTCGTAATCGTATCATCACGTCGAGCCAATAACACAGGAAGTCTCTAAAGCTTCCTTTAGAAGCGAACGAGGAGATCAGAAGAAGTTACATTAGATATGATAGTAACCAGATTTAAGCAGTTCTAACGCTATTTTTAAGTGTTGGACTTCATTCAATACTTTTTCATAATATGAACAAGAGTGAGTACACACGGCAAGAGAGTTAGTTGTATATAAAAGGAAAGTTGAGTATTCAAACTTCAAAGCaaggaaacaagaagagaggagaagaggaaggGGAAAATGGCTGCCTTATCAGAGAAAGATGCTAATTAAAGCTTATCTCGACGCAAGGCCTAGATATCCCATCGATTGGTACACGAAGATTGCCGCACGGTCACAAATGTGCTTGGGATATATGTCGGAACTGGCAACTGTCAACGGTCACAAATTTGCTTGggatatactccctccgtttcaatataTTGGATGTTTTGAGTTTagcacacagattaagaaaaatacttatttaattaaaacacttAACTAAAGCAGTTAGAAGCAATTAAAGTAGGCAAAACGTGCTTAATCATTTTgcccaaaaaggcaaaaaaaaatctcaattaataaaaggaaatacTAAACGTCATTTACACAATGGAGGCAAagtaaaattttgatgaatctgaattacttgaaaaaaatagagCCAACGTTTtacataattgtttttaaacttaaaattcaaaatttttacatTGGAGCCAAtgtaaatattttgtgaatCTGTTATGCTTATTTAAGTTTCAAAATTAGAATAGTTTCTACCTTTTATTTCACAATTCTAAATTATGATTTGAGTATGTCACTACTAAATAAtgagaataattttttgtttgatttaaacGAAATCCCACCAACAGAAGAAGCTTTTAGCAATGGCAATGGAGACTTTGCAGTTGTTCcaggtattttttgttttttatttttggcataTAAAACTGAAGTTAGTTActgattaattttttagtttctaCTTTTTCTCTGTTAATTCTTCTTAATTAGTCACGTTCTCATATTCTTTGTTTGAGGATAATTTTCTAATTGTTCTATTATTCCAGTTATTTAGGctcttttaaaattagttacGATTTTGTTGTTACATAGTTTAACGTCATGACTTATACAGTttaatttctaatttgttttcttaaatctaTCTTCTTAAAACAGAAAACGAAAATGTACAACATTCGGGACAAACCAGAAAAAATCTATCAAATGAAGAGCGATGGATGATTTTCAATGCTTTACTAATGAGGAGTAATGATGGAGTGCTTGGAAGAACTGTTACCAGAGAAGTTTCTAATTACTTTTCGGTGCCTATACTAATGGTGCAAAAGATTTGGCGAAGAGCAATAGAAACGGTTCATAATACTGGAACAGTGGATG from Camelina sativa cultivar DH55 chromosome 9, Cs, whole genome shotgun sequence encodes:
- the LOC104712053 gene encoding CSC1-like protein At3g54510 isoform X1, whose translation is MTPESLIASASINIGLALVALWLFSVLKKQPRNAVVYYARRLSDRHHHHRPLSLHSSLCLPRFLPSVAWIPRAFRVPEDDILSRHGLDALVLIRLFKFGIRFFLLCSLLGASLLLPVDYYNESDLPTRREYSMDAFTISNITRGSNKLWVHFSCLWLISFYALFLLHKEYKEILVIRLQQMGELRHRADQFTVLVRQVPLCPEHNTRGCAVDHFFSKHHRFSYHSYQMLYDGKDLEYLLGKQKKLKKELEDKRHTDLLSNGSQEHKQISTSEEKLREITNMICHLQSETMLSEKELPVAFVTFKSRRSAALAAQTQQHSNPLELITEMAPEPRDVSWRNLAIPQKLLPLNKIGVILAAALLTIFFAIPVTAVQGIAKYEKLKKWFPPAMAIEFIPGLSSVVTGYLPSAILKGFMYIIPFAMLGMAYLGGSISKSNEEIKACNMVFYFLMGNIFFLSLISGSLLDEIGEYLTHPRDIPSHLAAAVSAQAEFFMTYILTDGLSGFSLEILQLGLVLFDIMRSCTYGRGKERTPYLFSFPYFRVIPTVSLSIMIGMIYAVVAPLMLPFLVGYFCLGYIVYFNQMEDVYETTYDTCGRFWPFIHHYIFVSIILMQITMVGLFGLKSKPSAAIATIPLILITIAYNEYCKIRFLPSFKHFPIQTAVEIDEEDEKNGEMGTHYGDAATAYNRHQPCLERVISSAEAPTNLSQPLLGTESI
- the LOC104712053 gene encoding CSC1-like protein At3g54510 isoform X2, with the protein product MTPESLIASASINIGLALVALWLFSVLKKQPRNAVVYYARRLSDRHHHHRPLSLHSSLCLPRFLPSVAWIPRAFRVPEDDILSRHGLDALVLIRLFKFGIRFFLLCSLLGASLLLPVDYYNESDLPTRREYSMDAFTISNITRGSNKLWVHFSCLWLISFYALFLLHKEYKEILVIRLQQMGELRHRADQFTVLVRQVPLCPEHNTRGCAVDHFFSKHHRFSYHSYQMLYDGKDLEYLLGKQKKLKKELEDKRHTDLLSNGSQEHKQISTSEEKLREITNMICHLQSETMLSEKELPVAFVTFKSRRSAALAAQTQQHSNPLELITEMAPEPRDVSWRNLAIPQKLLPLNKIGVILAAALLTIFFAIPVTAVQGIAKYEKLKKWFPPAMAIEFIPGLSSVVTGYLPSAILKGFMYIIPFAMLGMAYLGGSISKSNEEIKACNMVFYFLMGNIFFLSLISGSLLDEIGEYLTHPRDIPSHLAAAVSAQAEFFMTYILTDGLSGFSLEILQLGLVLFDIMRSCTYGRGKERTPYLFSFPYFRVIPTVSLSIMIGMIYAVVAPLMLPFLVGYFCLGYIVYFNQMEDVYETTYDTCGRFWPFIHHYIFVSIILMQITMVGLFGLKSKPSAAIATIPLILITIAYNEYCKIRFLPSFKHFPIQTAVEIDEEDEKNGEMGTHYGDAATAYNRHQPCLERVISSAEAPTNLSQPLLGTESI